The Acinonyx jubatus isolate Ajub_Pintada_27869175 chromosome E3, VMU_Ajub_asm_v1.0, whole genome shotgun sequence genome has a window encoding:
- the SPN gene encoding leukosialin, with the protein MGMILLLLLFGGVWTQETNPELVDIATTLGMSAPTRPSASLTPTFSEPPNLSVVTPSPATARVREESNGTGPQISPPSSASYTANEVFFLGASTTAGGDLHVPEPSVSGEVATKKSSNLETNAQSLEDFLELHIMTDGTTVTGSLETSDVTRGPSATMATGSPETSDVTWGPSVTMATGPPETSDVTWGPSVTMATGPPETSDVTWGPSATMATGPPETSDVARGPSATMATGSLKTSDVASVTPLTMSTGFLASPKGPSGFPTSSAKTTPISTGTGSRHPSLVPKKNGTLLVVVVVALVVFTILVTLLLLWRRRQKRRTGALILSRGGKRNGVVDAWAGPAQVSDEEALTAAAGGSGGGKGPGVSEGEVSGQRPTLTTFFDRRKSQPGSLELEDLKARPPPVLNGEEEPLVGSKDEAVEAPASQGPEAGDVEAPQCL; encoded by the coding sequence ATGGGAATgatcctgcttctcctcctctttgGGGGCGTCTGGACCCAAGAGACGAACCCAGAGCTTGTGGACATCGCGACCACTTTGGGGATGTCTGCACCCACAAGACCCTCTGCTTCTTTGACCCCAACTTTCTCTGAGCCCCCAAACCTCAGCGTAGTGACCCCCAGTCCTGCAACAGCCAGAGTCCGCGAGGAGAGCAACGGCACCGGGCCCCAGATCTCCCCACCTTCTTCAGCTTCCTATACAGCCAATGAGGTGTTCTTTCTCGGGGCTTCCACTACTGCCGGTGGTGACCTCCATGTACCTGAGCCATCGGTCTCTGGGGAAGTTGCCACCAAGAAGTCATCAAACCTGGAAACTAATGCTCAATCACTAGAAGACTTTCTGGAACTTCACATTATGACTGATGGAACCACGGTAACTGGCTCTCTGGAGACCTCTGATGTCACCAGGGGGCCCTCCGCCACCATGGCGACTGGCTCTCCAGAGACCTCTGATGTCACCTGGGGACCCTCCGTCACCATGGCGACTGGCCCTCCGGAGACCTCTGATGTCACCTGGGGACCCTCCGTCACCATGGCGACTGGCCCTCCCGAGACCTCTGATGTCACCTGGGGACCCTCCGCCACCATGGCCACTGGCCCTCCGGAGACCTCTGATGTCGCCAGGGGACCCTCTGCCACCATGGCGACTGGCTCTCTGAAGACCTCTGACGTAGCCAGTGTAACCCCTCTCACCATGTCAACTGGCTTTCTGGCGAGCCCTAAGGGGCCCAGTGGCTTCCCCACCTCCTCGGCAAAAACAACCCCCATTTCTACAGGCACAGGCAGTCGGCATCCCTCATTAGTTCCCAAGAAAAATGGCACCCTGCTGGTGGTTGTGGTTGTGGCCCTGGTGGTGTTCACGATCCTTGTGACCCTACTCCTGCTGTGGCGCCGGCGGCAGAAGAGGAGGACAGGGGCCCTGATACTAAGCAGGGGAGGAAAGCGCAACGGGGTAGTAGATGCCTGGGCTGGGCCGGCCCAGGTGTCTGACGAGGAGGCCCTCACAGCAGCAGCAGGCGGGTCTGGGGGCGGGAAGGGCCCCGGGGTCTCCGAGGGGGAAGTGTCTGGCCAGCGGCCCACACTCACCACTTTCTTCGATAGACGCAAGTCGCAACCGGGCTCCTTGGAGCTGGAGGACCTGAAGGCCAGGCCGCCCCCCGTCCTAAACGGGGAGGAGGAGCCGCTGGTGGGCAGCAAGGATGAGGCTGTGGAGGCCCCTGCTTCCCAGGGGCCAGAGGCCGGAGATGTGGAGGCCCCTCAGTGCTTGTGA